Part of the Henckelia pumila isolate YLH828 chromosome 2, ASM3356847v2, whole genome shotgun sequence genome is shown below.
TCAGTGCCTCCAACCTGTTGATTGCGGTAGCCAACTGCCCCATTTGAGTGTTCAagtgttggatacttgctctcgtttcctgttgaaaagtgacagtattagtagcaagatccttaactatattttctaaaaactcacCTTGCGTTGGAATTTGAGGACGCTGTGGTTGTGGAGGATACTGTGGCCTGAATGCTTGATTATTTGGTTGATTCACTGAAGGTGCAGGCTGATTCATTGCAGGATTTCCGTATCTgaggtttggatgatccttccaacacGGATTGTACGTGTTCGAGTAAGGATCATAACTTCTCTGTGGTGGCCCTGGAAATCCTCCTGCTGCATTAACTTGCTCACTAGATCCTTCTTAAAGCGTGGGACATatgtcagttgcatgtcccTTTGCAGTGCAAATTCCACAAACCTTCATATTTTGTCCATTTcctacagccatttgacgcacaagagacgtcagatcaatcagtcgttgttcaagggaagaaacatttacctcattgACTTGTCTGGGTGCAGAATCACTTCTGTTTgcgccaaattgctgagaattagCAGCCATGTTCTCGATCAAATTCCTTGCTTGTActggagttttgtccacaaaaactcctccactggccacatctagcatactcctgtcatgaggcaacaaaccttcatagcaatattgaattaacaggttttcacttatctgatgttgcggacagctagcaacaagctttttgaaccgctcccagtattcatgcagtgattctcCGGAATATTGtttgattccatagatttccttccggatgttcgcGGCTCTAGAAGCTGGGAAATATTTCTCTAAGAAGATCCTCTTCATCTCTGTCCAGGTGGTGATGGATCCAGAGGGTAAATAGtacagccaatccttagcagcactcttcaaagagaaaggaaaggctctcaattggatctgctcctctttgactccatggggtttcatactcgtgcaaaccacatggaattccatcaaatgCTTAtgaggatcctcacctgcaaaacCATGGAATGAAGGTAACAAATGTATTAGCccatattttaattcaaaagtagcattagcttctaaagtaggaaaagtaatgcataagggctgCTGGTTCAAATCAGGAGTGCCCAGTTGTCTCAAGCTCAGATTGGCATTGTCAGTCATTGCTATTCTCAGATTTTCAACCACGCGCTCGTCCTCTTGTAGTCTCTTATGAGCTTCTGTCCTTTGtctatgcaaagttctttctaTCTCCGGGTCGTATGAAAATTCTTCTTCTGAAGAGtaacctgaaagcatgaacaaaccTGAGAAGCACTGgggaaagaataaaaaaaaagtaaaaataagaacacaaataaattaaacaccgttccccggcaacgacgccaaaatttggtagcgcttagttgtgtggcgcccaaattacccgattccaatcagataaacaaattatgtagcagtgagagtagggatcgttcccacgaggaaagtgaaatttatatagtgttcttaaaatacttaaataataaaaggggattttttgaattttactaactactatgcaagaattaaaataagaaagatcaataaactaacgagacttggtatcggtctactacacccttgaaattattcattcgatcatcgattccctaaaaaaataattaattcacattgaatattcatcattggaaatttaattcccgtttcaccttaattttagttaattagaaaacaacattctaaattaacccttaccccataaattaacccgataacagcaatctagatttaaatccacggtagcattcgaatgagtaaaactaatgaaactagacaacacaaacaccagcggttgtatttaatctagtcaattgttgttcctacgatttaataaattcaacagcagaaaatattaatcatagttgcttcacaaattagatgattcaaacaattacggatttgaattctaatttagctataagttgtataatgaaatcacatgcctataatctcacatacaagcatgacaatcaattcaaaaaaactcttgatacgcaatttggAATTTAACAATTGAAacttgaatctcacaaataaaataactcaaggattcgtcttcctcaaccaagtactaaaacttagccacaacgattcatgaattttctagcaaaattcatgaaagaaatttaaatctaagaaaaagaagaaaaacctagccgccaagatgtTTCTTCAAGCTTCTAGCCGTCCAAAGATGATTCAGAATCATTCCCCCAAACTCTAAATTCGAgatatatcttttaattaaggcaagagtccttaaaaataaaaattcctaaattacagATTTTTTTCCGAACAGCACCTCTCACTCGATTGGCAAGATGTTGCAGATCAAGCGAGCAAAAATTTCCGAACCTACTGTTTTGCAAATACAGCGGCCGCTCGATTGGCaagatgttgcagatcgagcgagcaacttttctccTAGCGAGCatcgattttgaaaaattcatatttggagatgtagccgtcggattgagctgaaagtTGGACAGCagattcaaaacatcttgaattttattctgaacGGTGCAGATCGTATTTGAGgccatatatatttaaaaatgatttttggatcattgctgctccgtaattcttctcttgcgcaaaagcttttccatcttttcctctctTGTTGCACATCTTCTTCTTTtgttctttaatttatattttttccaGTAAAATGCGACGTACTACACAATAAATCTGGGAGTATGTTATGCAtacatgataaataaaataagaacaaaattCTAAATTACAACatgtaaatgcatgcaaaacaacaacaaaacgatATTAAAATAAGCAACACAAACATGACTATCAAAAATCATTCAATAAATCAGAAAACAATATGCCGGGTCCGGGAGGTGATTTGGCAGTAGAATTCGCCGCTGTTCTGACGAGAGTAAGGTCTCGAGAGTACAAAGATGTTGTGTTCTTCCAAGTTATTGAAGAAATGGAGACGATTGAAGAGCTGCATCTGTTTCTCTCAACTGGCCATCCTCACGATTCTGAGAGAGACTATGCTGCCCTTGTGCAGCAATATGAAGACAAGCTGGGGTCGTCTGACATGATGTTGGTCTTCAGTCCAGAGGGCCTGTTGCTCTTCTTGCTCTACAAAGAGCTAGAAGGACTGGAGCACATCCAATCGGATGATCTTGGCTACGTTCGCTCTTCTACGAGGGAGCTTACGTTCTTCATGCTCTCTTGGAAGAGTGAGGTGGAGAAGGAGATCGGTAGGACTCTTGAAGCCTTTAGGGCTTTCATGTAATATGTCCTTCTCTTTTTCCTGAaataaacaattttattttgCGCATTATCTGCTTTTATGAATCAATAAGCAATAAGCAATAAAGTTACGTCACATCACACATTAAACGAGATATCATCGAGAAAGAAAACAGATATTAATAATGACAAATCACTGTTGCAAATAATAACTATTTTAAGCTTTTAAATAAATGCAAGAGTGCACAAATATCGATAATATAGGCTTATCAAAAGTCTGAGCCAGTATATCTTCCGGATTTTCTCGAAGATAAATCAGTGGGTTACTGTTGGCATTCATGACCTTTGGCCTTCGGTattcttcgcctataaatactGTGATGTAAACAAGTAAATAGATCATAGCTTAGTTGAAACAATAACAAATAACAAACAAAAAATGGATGAATCCGATTTCGAAAGAGGAAAGTCCATCTACAGAGGCAGAGTCGTGGAAAGAGGCATGAGCGTGTGGCATATGATGGAAGCCATTCGCCGTCAATATCGTTCAAGTGTTGTGCCTCTTAGTCCAAGCCTTGCTGCAGGGTTGCTATGGTGCAAGCGTTGCTTGCGAACCCAGAGCATTGGTTTGGTGCTAAGGCCATCTGCTATTCGGCTCATGATGCTGTTGGCAGAAAGAGACGAGATGCAGAACATCTGTTTCGAGGATGACGTCTGCAATGGTCAAGGCTTGCTCTTTGTCTGGATGATAGAGTGGAGTCGTGAAATGAGAAGTAGAATTTCTGCGGCTCATGCTGACTTCAGACTCTCTAGAGGTTAGGGTTAAGCACTCCATCTAATGAAAGTATTTTGTGCTTTAAATGAAATAAACGATTATTCCCCCTAAACTCATGCTTGtcttaatttaaatcaattaaaccaagaatattgcgaaaataagaaaacttagcatcTGGCAATGACTTGGTGAAAATATCTGCTGCCTGCTGGTCAGTAGATACGTAGATCATTTGAATCTCCTTTTTGAGTACGTGTTCACGAATGAAATGATGGCGCACATCAATGTGCTTGGTTCTGGAATGCATCACTGGATTTTGAGTGATTGCAATAGCACTCGTGTTGTCACAAAATATAGGAGCTTCATTTGACTTGATTCCATAGTCCCTaagctgttgttgtatccaCAGTATTTGAGCACAGCAACTGCCAGctgcaaggtattctgcttcagcaGTAGAGGTGGCAATTGATGCTTGCTTCTTACTGAACCATGAAATAAGTCTATCTCCCAAAAATTGACACGATCCGCTGGTGCTTTTTCTGTCAATCttgcaacctgcataatctgcatctgaataaccAACAAGGTTAAATTCTGAGTCTTTggaataccaaagacccacatttgtAGTGCCTTTAAGATATTTAATAATCCTCTTGGCTGAAATGTAATGTGATTGCttgggtgctgcttgaaatcttgcacacaaACATACAGCAAACATAATATCTGGTCTACTGGCCGTAAGATAAAGTAATGAACCGATTAGAC
Proteins encoded:
- the LOC140877398 gene encoding secreted RxLR effector protein 161-like codes for the protein MENCSAISTPMSASIKLDKDEAGAPVEVTMYRGLIGSLLYLTASRPDIMFAVCLCARFQAAPKQSHYISAKRIIKYLKGTTNVGLWYSKDSEFNLVGYSDADYAGCKIDRKSTSGSCQFLGDRLISWFSKKQASIATSTAEAEYLAAGSCCAQILWIQQQLRDYGIKSNEAPIFCDNTSAIAITQNPVMHSRTKHIDVRHHFIREHVLKKEIQMIYVSTDQQAADIFTKSLPDAKWSA